A genomic window from Microbacterium sp. ET2 includes:
- a CDS encoding sulfite exporter TauE/SafE family protein, whose amino-acid sequence MPELSPFAWVLLAVAAVVIGLSKTAVPGAGTLAVASFAAVLPARESTGTILLLLILADMFAITMYARHVNWRALLRLAPAIIAGLLVGVLFLAVADDAWVKRTIGVLLLGVIAVTLWRRRMASTLVEGPPRRGAAAVYGTLGGFTTMVANAAGPVMSMYFLAARFPVKEFLGTAAWLFAIVNISKVPFSVGLGLITVPGLVLDAILAPLVVAGALGGRWIADRIDQRLFERLVIILTVVGAVYLLI is encoded by the coding sequence GTGCCCGAACTCAGCCCATTCGCCTGGGTTCTCCTCGCTGTCGCGGCGGTCGTCATCGGACTGTCCAAGACCGCGGTCCCGGGGGCGGGCACGCTGGCGGTGGCGTCGTTCGCCGCCGTCCTTCCCGCGCGCGAGTCGACCGGCACCATCCTGCTGCTGCTGATCCTCGCCGACATGTTCGCCATCACGATGTATGCGCGGCACGTCAACTGGCGGGCGCTCCTCCGGCTGGCCCCGGCGATCATCGCCGGCCTTCTCGTCGGCGTGCTCTTCCTCGCCGTCGCCGATGACGCGTGGGTGAAACGGACCATCGGGGTGCTTCTTCTCGGGGTGATCGCGGTCACCCTGTGGCGTCGCCGGATGGCGTCGACCCTCGTCGAAGGACCGCCTCGGCGCGGCGCGGCCGCGGTGTACGGCACGCTGGGCGGTTTCACGACGATGGTCGCCAATGCGGCGGGACCGGTGATGTCGATGTACTTCCTGGCCGCACGGTTCCCGGTGAAGGAGTTCCTCGGCACCGCGGCATGGCTCTTCGCGATCGTCAACATCAGCAAGGTCCCCTTCTCCGTCGGCCTCGGCCTCATCACGGTGCCGGGTCTCGTGCTCGACGCGATCCTCGCTCCGCTCGTGGTGGCCGGTGCCCTCGGCGGTCGCTGGATCGCCGACCGAATCGACCAGCGGCTGTTCGAGCGTCTCGTGATCATCCTGACGGTCGTCGGCGCGGTCTATCTGCTGATCTGA
- the cofC gene encoding 2-phospho-L-lactate guanylyltransferase: MPDALPWVVVVPVKATTRGKSRLTVEGLDRVALARAIALDTIAAAASSPAVGQVIVVTDEATLPLHASDIPGLRFVPEGDARGLNAAIAAGMEAAGDRMPRAALLGDVPALRGEDLAVALRAASGVARGVVADAEGTGSTLVTAWVGVPWSSAFGEGSFAAHRALGCEVLEVPGDSTLRRDVDTADQLRDAAAFGLGVRTAAMLG; the protein is encoded by the coding sequence ATGCCTGATGCGCTTCCCTGGGTGGTCGTCGTCCCCGTGAAGGCGACCACCCGCGGGAAGTCACGGCTCACCGTCGAGGGGCTCGATCGTGTCGCGCTCGCGCGGGCGATCGCGCTCGACACGATCGCCGCAGCGGCATCCAGTCCCGCGGTCGGGCAGGTCATCGTGGTGACCGACGAGGCGACGCTTCCGCTTCATGCGTCCGACATCCCCGGTCTGCGGTTCGTGCCCGAGGGGGACGCACGGGGATTGAATGCCGCGATCGCCGCCGGCATGGAAGCGGCAGGAGACCGGATGCCGCGGGCCGCCCTCCTCGGTGACGTGCCCGCGTTGCGGGGCGAGGATCTGGCTGTGGCGCTCCGGGCTGCGTCGGGCGTCGCGCGCGGCGTCGTCGCCGACGCCGAGGGGACCGGGTCGACGCTCGTGACGGCGTGGGTGGGGGTGCCGTGGTCGTCGGCGTTCGGTGAGGGGTCGTTCGCCGCGCATCGCGCGCTCGGGTGCGAGGTGCTCGAGGTGCCGGGCGATTCGACCCTGCGGCGCGACGTCGACACCGCTGATCAACTGCGTGACGCGGCCGCCTTCGGGCTCGGGGTGCGGACGGCGGCGATGCTCGGATGA
- a CDS encoding HNH endonuclease signature motif containing protein has translation MNADEKRRRAEDKRAGVFADELAKLQRAEAKLAAKKTRLLADAYALTLEQRSRIGSAPSRERDMPLRSMALELGMAVRVNDRSMQSQMHDAHELIELFPATMEALSEGRVSRAHAQVIQDAGRVIEDATDRAAFERIVLVEAERQTVPRTKKYAIQRAAVLDPRPLQERHDTAMRERRVWVTDLDDAMSTLTILGKNVYIHGAYHRLTGQGTEIKAVDRDKRRAYAAAQAEAENAGGGAEPTEGSEPWFDDRLLDEIRCDLALDMLLAGTPVIDPTDQSKGGLGAITAEVQITIPITTLTGVTGSGAELNGVTPVDPETARRMAGTTRVWDRIMTDPITAVVTSVDRYQLHPSQTRYLNARDVTCRTPGCRRPAKLCHIDHSKDFALGGPSCNDNLCNECARHHTLKHATNWHVEQLPGGILTFTSPGGKTYNSHPPSRVTFVPTDDGQLTVAPF, from the coding sequence GTGAACGCGGACGAGAAGCGGCGGCGGGCTGAAGACAAGCGCGCCGGGGTGTTCGCGGATGAGCTGGCGAAGCTGCAGCGGGCGGAGGCGAAGCTTGCCGCGAAGAAGACCCGGCTGCTGGCGGACGCGTACGCGCTGACCCTGGAGCAGCGGTCCCGGATCGGGTCCGCGCCATCGCGGGAGCGGGACATGCCGCTGCGGTCCATGGCGCTGGAGCTCGGGATGGCGGTGCGGGTCAACGACCGGTCGATGCAGTCCCAGATGCACGACGCGCATGAGCTGATCGAACTCTTCCCCGCGACGATGGAGGCGCTTTCGGAGGGGCGAGTGTCGCGGGCGCATGCGCAGGTGATCCAGGACGCCGGGCGGGTGATCGAGGATGCCACGGACCGGGCCGCGTTCGAACGCATCGTCCTCGTCGAAGCCGAACGGCAGACGGTGCCGCGCACGAAGAAGTACGCCATCCAACGCGCCGCGGTCCTGGACCCGCGGCCACTGCAGGAACGACACGACACGGCGATGCGGGAACGCCGGGTGTGGGTCACCGACCTGGACGATGCCATGTCGACCCTGACGATCCTCGGCAAGAACGTCTACATCCACGGGGCCTACCACCGACTGACGGGCCAGGGCACCGAGATCAAAGCCGTGGACCGGGACAAGCGGCGCGCCTATGCCGCCGCGCAGGCCGAGGCGGAGAACGCGGGCGGCGGAGCAGAGCCCACGGAGGGCAGCGAGCCGTGGTTCGACGACCGGCTCCTCGACGAGATCCGCTGCGACCTCGCCCTGGACATGCTCCTCGCCGGGACCCCGGTGATCGACCCCACCGATCAGAGCAAGGGTGGGCTCGGGGCCATCACCGCCGAAGTGCAGATCACGATCCCGATCACCACCCTGACGGGGGTCACCGGGTCGGGGGCCGAGTTGAATGGGGTGACTCCGGTCGATCCGGAGACGGCACGCCGGATGGCGGGGACGACCCGGGTGTGGGATCGGATCATGACCGACCCCATCACGGCCGTGGTCACCTCGGTGGACAGATACCAGCTGCATCCCTCCCAAACCCGATACCTCAACGCCCGCGACGTCACCTGCCGCACACCCGGCTGTCGAAGGCCGGCGAAGCTGTGCCACATCGACCATTCGAAGGACTTCGCGCTCGGCGGACCCAGCTGCAACGACAACCTCTGCAACGAATGCGCCCGACACCACACGTTGAAGCACGCCACGAACTGGCACGTCGAACAGCTGCCCGGCGGCATCCTGACCTTCACCAGCCCCGGCGGGAAGACCTACAACAGCCACCCACCCTCACGCGTCACCTTCGTCCCCACCGACGACGGCCAACTCACCGTCGCACCCTTCTGA
- a CDS encoding protoporphyrinogen/coproporphyrinogen oxidase translates to MTDAASAASVPSHPAEKAVIVVGGGVAGLVAALECAKVGMSVTVLERDTRVGGVIRREDVGGVSVDLAADGFSTRGGVVSAVLDEVGLGGAVIRPDHGGRWIAGANGVAVLPAETVFGIPANAWADDVRRHIGWSGAWRAYLDRLRPPLTIGQEQSLGRLVRTRMGDRVRDRLVAPLSVGGYAVDPDDVLVDEVAPGLNAALTRTGSLAGAVAAVRAERDGGEDGLAGLSGGMSRIVDGLVARLSDFGVEIRTGAPVTGIGRAGAGDGRPWRVQTAADAVAADAVIVAVDEGAARALLADAAPQLASLAVDVAPTVPLESITLVLDAPGGAADRPGPVVHAVPGARRASTLLHQTGRWEEVRTEAGDNGLVARVTFGRPGVLPATAALDDAAATTMALAEASALLALPLDGVRLRGTHRYRYDQPPPATARGRAERATRARAALAAPGIALVGAWLAGTGLAQVVEDAVAQADALRRGVLFGGVAG, encoded by the coding sequence GTGACCGACGCCGCTAGCGCCGCATCCGTCCCCTCGCATCCCGCCGAGAAGGCCGTGATCGTCGTCGGAGGCGGTGTCGCGGGCCTGGTCGCCGCCCTGGAGTGCGCGAAGGTCGGGATGAGCGTCACCGTTCTCGAACGCGACACCCGGGTCGGCGGCGTCATCCGCCGCGAGGACGTGGGCGGGGTCTCGGTGGACCTCGCCGCCGACGGTTTCTCCACCCGCGGCGGGGTGGTCTCGGCCGTCCTCGACGAGGTGGGGCTCGGCGGCGCGGTGATCCGTCCCGACCACGGCGGGCGCTGGATCGCGGGCGCGAACGGCGTCGCCGTTCTCCCGGCGGAGACCGTCTTCGGCATCCCTGCGAACGCGTGGGCTGACGACGTCCGACGCCACATCGGGTGGTCGGGCGCGTGGCGCGCCTACCTCGATCGCCTCCGTCCGCCCCTGACGATCGGTCAGGAGCAGAGCCTGGGTCGCCTCGTGCGAACCCGGATGGGAGACCGGGTCCGTGACCGGCTCGTCGCCCCGCTCAGTGTCGGCGGTTACGCCGTCGATCCTGACGACGTCCTCGTCGACGAGGTGGCGCCGGGCCTGAACGCCGCCCTCACCCGCACGGGATCGCTCGCCGGCGCGGTGGCCGCCGTCCGCGCCGAGCGCGACGGCGGAGAAGACGGCCTCGCCGGGCTCTCGGGCGGGATGTCGCGGATCGTCGACGGACTCGTCGCGCGCCTGTCCGACTTCGGCGTCGAGATCCGCACCGGGGCGCCGGTCACCGGGATCGGGCGCGCCGGCGCCGGCGACGGTCGGCCATGGCGGGTCCAGACAGCCGCCGACGCCGTCGCTGCCGATGCCGTCATCGTCGCCGTGGATGAGGGGGCCGCACGGGCGCTCCTCGCCGACGCGGCACCGCAGCTGGCCTCTCTCGCCGTCGATGTCGCACCCACCGTGCCGCTGGAGTCCATCACCCTCGTCCTCGACGCCCCCGGCGGCGCGGCCGACCGTCCCGGGCCGGTCGTGCACGCGGTGCCGGGAGCCCGAAGGGCGTCGACGCTTCTTCATCAGACCGGCCGTTGGGAGGAGGTGCGCACGGAAGCCGGGGACAACGGCCTCGTCGCCCGGGTGACCTTCGGCCGCCCGGGCGTGCTCCCCGCCACGGCTGCGCTCGATGACGCCGCGGCGACGACGATGGCGCTCGCCGAGGCATCCGCTCTGCTGGCCCTTCCGCTCGACGGCGTCCGCCTGCGGGGCACGCACCGATATCGCTACGACCAGCCACCGCCGGCCACGGCCCGGGGGCGCGCCGAACGCGCCACCCGCGCCCGTGCCGCACTGGCCGCGCCGGGCATCGCGCTCGTCGGGGCCTGGCTGGCGGGAACGGGCCTTGCGCAGGTCGTGGAGGATGCGGTGGCTCAGGCCGACGCTCTTCGACGTGGCGTGCTCTTCGGCGGTGTCGCCGGTTGA
- a CDS encoding GNAT family N-acetyltransferase, whose translation MITLRTERLVLEPLGVDDRDAFVAYRRDPDVARWQSWTPDYGAADADALLAGQPEQWPPPAGEWLQIAMRDAASGALLGDVAVHTLADQPDTYEVGVTVAAEHQRHGIAGEALGAVVASLFDDHGAHRVIATSDQRNAAVARLLTGLGFRHEGRAVEADWFKDEWTTLDTWAILARER comes from the coding sequence GTGATCACGTTGCGCACCGAGAGACTGGTCCTGGAGCCGCTCGGCGTCGACGACCGCGACGCCTTCGTCGCCTATCGCCGCGACCCCGACGTCGCACGCTGGCAGTCATGGACGCCTGACTACGGCGCGGCGGACGCCGACGCGCTGCTCGCCGGGCAGCCCGAGCAGTGGCCGCCACCGGCCGGGGAGTGGCTGCAGATCGCGATGCGGGATGCCGCCTCCGGCGCCCTGCTCGGCGATGTCGCCGTCCACACCCTGGCCGATCAGCCCGACACCTACGAGGTCGGCGTCACGGTGGCGGCCGAGCATCAGCGGCACGGTATCGCCGGTGAGGCGCTGGGAGCGGTCGTCGCTTCGCTGTTCGACGATCACGGTGCGCACCGGGTGATCGCGACGTCCGATCAGCGCAACGCCGCCGTCGCGCGACTTCTCACCGGACTGGGATTCCGCCACGAGGGCCGCGCGGTGGAGGCCGACTGGTTCAAGGACGAGTGGACGACCCTCGACACGTGGGCGATCCTGGCACGCGAACGGTGA
- the fgd gene encoding glucose-6-phosphate dehydrogenase (coenzyme-F420) has translation MTVPLRFGYKASAEQFGPAELTDFAVLAEEMGFDSVFLSDHFQPWMHEGGHAPAAIPVLGAIGARTSTIVMGTSVLTPTFRYHPAVIAQAFATLGVMYPSRVILGVGTGEALNEVTLGLEWPDPPERFQRLKESIQLIDKLWDDERVTFDGTYYSLDGATVYDRPEQKVPIYIGASGPAATRLAGRIADGYITTSGKDPSLYTDTLLPALHEGLEKAGRPSDAIDTLMEVKVSYHPDRATALEKTRFWAPLALSPEEKRDIHDPIEMQRRAAELPIERAASRFIVSTDPEEHVEQIARYVDLGFRHLVFHDPGHDQAEFLRTYGEEILPRLRARFADA, from the coding sequence ATGACCGTACCGCTGAGGTTCGGATACAAGGCGTCGGCGGAGCAGTTCGGTCCGGCGGAACTCACCGACTTCGCCGTCCTCGCCGAGGAGATGGGGTTCGACTCGGTGTTCCTCTCCGACCACTTCCAGCCGTGGATGCACGAGGGCGGGCACGCCCCGGCGGCCATCCCGGTTCTCGGCGCGATCGGTGCACGCACGTCGACCATCGTCATGGGCACATCGGTGCTCACCCCGACGTTCCGCTACCACCCGGCGGTGATCGCGCAGGCGTTCGCGACCCTCGGGGTGATGTACCCCAGCCGGGTGATCCTCGGTGTCGGAACAGGCGAAGCGCTCAACGAGGTGACCCTGGGTCTGGAGTGGCCCGACCCGCCCGAGCGGTTCCAGCGCCTGAAGGAATCGATCCAGCTCATCGACAAGCTCTGGGACGACGAGCGGGTGACCTTCGACGGCACCTACTACTCGCTCGACGGAGCGACGGTCTACGACCGGCCCGAACAGAAGGTGCCGATCTACATCGGTGCGTCGGGTCCGGCCGCGACGCGGCTCGCGGGTCGGATCGCCGACGGCTACATCACCACGAGCGGCAAGGATCCCTCCCTGTACACCGACACCCTGCTGCCCGCCCTGCACGAGGGGCTCGAGAAGGCCGGACGCCCGAGCGATGCGATCGACACGCTCATGGAGGTGAAGGTCTCGTACCATCCCGACCGCGCCACGGCGTTGGAGAAGACGCGCTTCTGGGCGCCGCTCGCCCTTTCACCCGAGGAGAAGCGCGACATCCACGACCCGATCGAGATGCAGCGCCGGGCCGCCGAGCTGCCGATCGAGCGGGCAGCCTCTCGATTTATCGTCTCGACCGACCCTGAGGAGCACGTCGAGCAGATCGCCCGGTACGTCGACCTCGGGTTCCGCCACCTCGTCTTCCACGACCCCGGTCACGACCAGGCCGAGTTCCTCCGGACCTACGGCGAGGAGATCCTGCCCCGACTGCGGGCACGCTTCGCCGATGCCTGA
- a CDS encoding uroporphyrinogen-III synthase produces the protein MNHAAQDPSVKPLGGWRVLVPRGGPWGDGVAASLRRQGATPVIAPLINFAPTRDHETLEKALADLAAGAFRWLTVTSATTVDVLYAYRATIPASTKVAAVGETTSAALQAVGYKVDLVPERDNSAAGMAEQLIGLEPEPVDILTLRSEIAKPVLTRSLSDAGHRVRSVVAYRTVGVPVADRVARDVASGRINAILVTSGSVAEQVHAQFPRIPETTVIAAIGPRTARDARRAGLAVDVVADTQTVDALIAAVATFSLPHAADEFAPQTGVIRLPGVGRED, from the coding sequence ATGAACCACGCAGCTCAGGACCCGTCCGTCAAGCCCCTCGGGGGTTGGCGCGTCCTCGTGCCCCGCGGTGGCCCGTGGGGTGATGGGGTGGCGGCGTCGCTTCGCCGTCAGGGCGCGACGCCGGTCATCGCGCCGCTGATCAACTTCGCCCCCACGCGCGATCACGAGACGCTCGAGAAGGCTCTGGCCGACCTCGCCGCGGGTGCCTTCCGCTGGCTGACGGTGACGAGCGCGACCACGGTCGATGTGCTCTACGCCTATCGCGCCACGATCCCCGCCTCCACCAAAGTCGCCGCCGTGGGCGAGACCACATCGGCTGCGCTCCAGGCCGTCGGCTACAAGGTCGACCTCGTGCCCGAGCGCGACAACTCCGCCGCGGGAATGGCCGAGCAGCTGATCGGGCTCGAGCCCGAGCCGGTCGACATCCTCACGCTGCGGAGCGAGATCGCCAAGCCTGTGCTGACGCGCAGCCTCAGTGACGCGGGTCATCGGGTGCGCAGCGTCGTGGCCTATCGCACCGTGGGGGTGCCTGTCGCCGACCGAGTGGCGCGCGATGTCGCGAGCGGTCGCATCAACGCGATCCTCGTCACCAGCGGATCGGTGGCCGAGCAGGTGCACGCTCAGTTTCCCCGCATTCCCGAGACGACCGTCATCGCCGCGATCGGACCCCGTACCGCGCGCGACGCACGGCGTGCCGGCCTCGCGGTCGATGTCGTCGCCGACACGCAGACGGTCGATGCGCTCATCGCCGCCGTGGCGACGTTCTCGCTGCCGCACGCGGCCGATGAGTTCGCCCCTCAGACGGGTGTGATCCGGCTGCCGGGCGTCGGTCGCGAAGACTGA
- a CDS encoding phage holin family protein: MTTPRGFRDRADDSLLTLVGDIPELVKNLIVAEIDSAKKWLAKTAKDAGIGAGWFVAALFVLFWSVPVLGTFVIAGLSSWWPVWLSAIVVFAVMILIAVVLALLGYLRFRRLSNRETPVQSIALDVKEVRDEL, encoded by the coding sequence ATGACGACCCCGCGCGGGTTCCGCGACCGGGCTGACGACAGTCTGCTGACGCTTGTCGGCGACATCCCCGAGCTGGTCAAGAACCTCATCGTCGCCGAGATCGACTCGGCGAAGAAGTGGCTGGCGAAGACCGCGAAGGATGCCGGCATCGGGGCGGGGTGGTTCGTCGCGGCCCTCTTCGTGCTCTTCTGGTCGGTGCCGGTCCTCGGGACCTTCGTCATCGCGGGCCTGTCGTCGTGGTGGCCGGTGTGGCTGTCGGCCATCGTCGTCTTCGCGGTGATGATCCTGATCGCTGTGGTTCTGGCGTTGCTGGGCTATCTCCGTTTCCGGCGCCTGTCCAACCGCGAGACTCCGGTCCAGTCGATCGCCCTCGACGTGAAGGAGGTGCGCGATGAGCTCTGA
- a CDS encoding ester cyclase, translating into MEPWQMHEWFADYIDAANRHDLDAIRGFVHADVRRAHRPAGAEAWVSDLEDLFHAFPDWRWRIIQVVAEDDRVAAHVRGSGTHTGAWEGIAPTRRHVNVAEFAVYTVTAGRVTAFSGSEPFELRVQLTEPRG; encoded by the coding sequence GTGGAGCCCTGGCAGATGCACGAGTGGTTCGCGGACTACATCGATGCGGCCAACCGCCACGACCTCGACGCGATCCGCGGCTTCGTGCACGCCGACGTGCGGCGCGCCCATCGACCCGCGGGTGCCGAGGCGTGGGTGAGTGACCTCGAGGATCTCTTCCACGCCTTCCCCGACTGGCGGTGGCGGATCATCCAGGTGGTCGCCGAGGATGACCGCGTCGCCGCACACGTGCGGGGAAGCGGCACGCACACCGGAGCCTGGGAGGGCATCGCGCCGACGCGTCGCCACGTGAACGTGGCCGAGTTCGCCGTCTACACGGTGACGGCGGGTCGGGTCACCGCGTTCTCGGGTTCGGAGCCGTTCGAATTGCGGGTGCAGCTCACCGAGCCTCGCGGCTGA
- a CDS encoding DNA/RNA non-specific endonuclease: MSGYDPDFLGVPVPLAVSSRGGRMLDYPRFSVLLDADRRLAAVTAVNIDGARLLDLPRTGDWRLDPRAPAAEQTGPEVYSRNDLDRGHLVRRRDPGWGTPAEAREATEATFFYTNAAPQAADFNQSRELWLGLEDHVLAFAEASDQRVSVFTAPIFGDEDPPYRGIRVPLRFYKVAAWRGASGLEATGFVLDQSELVDTRAGVVVVNRLGAFRTFQVPISDIATATGLDFGPLVVADVLGTAGARVAGWRELTEVSDIRWHRG; encoded by the coding sequence ATGAGCGGTTACGATCCGGACTTCCTGGGGGTGCCGGTTCCGCTCGCCGTGTCTTCGCGGGGCGGGCGCATGCTCGACTACCCGCGTTTCAGCGTGCTGCTCGACGCGGACCGAAGGCTCGCCGCGGTGACGGCGGTGAACATCGACGGCGCACGACTTCTCGATCTCCCGCGCACCGGAGACTGGCGACTCGACCCCCGTGCGCCCGCGGCCGAGCAGACCGGCCCCGAGGTCTACTCCCGTAACGACCTCGATCGAGGACACCTGGTGCGGCGGCGGGATCCGGGCTGGGGAACGCCGGCCGAGGCGCGGGAGGCCACTGAGGCGACCTTCTTCTACACGAACGCCGCACCGCAGGCCGCGGACTTCAATCAGTCCCGGGAGCTGTGGCTGGGGCTCGAGGATCACGTGCTCGCGTTCGCCGAGGCATCCGACCAGCGGGTCAGTGTCTTCACCGCTCCCATCTTCGGTGACGAGGACCCGCCGTACCGGGGTATCCGGGTGCCGTTGCGGTTCTACAAGGTCGCCGCGTGGCGGGGTGCTTCCGGGCTCGAGGCGACGGGATTCGTGCTGGATCAGTCGGAGCTGGTCGACACCCGCGCGGGTGTCGTGGTGGTGAATCGTCTGGGCGCGTTCCGGACGTTCCAGGTGCCGATCAGCGATATCGCCACGGCGACGGGTCTGGATTTCGGACCGTTGGTCGTGGCGGATGTGCTCGGGACGGCCGGTGCCCGGGTGGCGGGATGGCGCGAGCTCACGGAGGTCTCGGATATCCGGTGGCACCGGGGGTGA
- a CDS encoding FAD-dependent oxidoreductase produces the protein MTEGTNAAPAHTTCAIVGGGPAGIVLGLLLARAGIEVTVLEKHADFLRDFRGDTVHPATLGLLDDLGLFDQFDALPHSKIRRAFFPGREGTDVFADFSRLPVRHPYIAMVPQWDLLDLLAGTAAAEPSFTLLREHDVTAVTRRNGRATGVAFTSPSGDGRLTADLVVGCDGRWSTVRRSVGLAVREIPVGFDVWWYRLTTDRHLDESLLPRVRDGKVAIGIPRRGYVQVAALGLKDTDVAVRTRGIEAFRRDAATLFPELADAVDTVASMDDVKHLDVRLERLRRWHANNILCIGDAAHPMSPVGGVGINLAIQDAVATARLLAGPLARGEAPPPGRQPRAGPGAQAPPPGGGRHPDPPADPPRAGDHAGPGREHAGPARMAPPPRPRHPAADGHSRLRDRGGHQTRARTAVGAPTGRRGADQPRGSVSCTRNSNGSEPENAVTRPAVTV, from the coding sequence GTGACCGAAGGCACCAACGCCGCGCCCGCCCACACGACCTGCGCGATCGTGGGCGGCGGCCCCGCGGGTATCGTCCTGGGTCTCCTGCTCGCCCGCGCCGGCATCGAGGTGACGGTGCTCGAAAAGCACGCCGACTTCCTCCGCGACTTCCGCGGCGACACGGTGCACCCCGCCACCCTCGGACTCCTCGATGATCTCGGGCTGTTCGATCAATTCGATGCCCTGCCGCATTCGAAGATCCGTCGCGCCTTCTTCCCAGGCCGGGAAGGCACCGACGTCTTCGCCGACTTCAGCCGGTTGCCGGTTCGGCATCCGTACATCGCGATGGTGCCGCAGTGGGACCTGCTCGACCTGCTCGCGGGTACCGCCGCCGCCGAGCCCTCCTTCACCCTCCTGCGCGAACACGACGTGACCGCGGTGACCCGCCGGAACGGCCGTGCGACGGGGGTCGCCTTCACCTCACCGAGCGGCGACGGCCGTCTCACCGCCGACCTGGTCGTGGGATGCGACGGCCGCTGGTCCACCGTCCGCCGCAGCGTCGGGCTCGCGGTGCGGGAGATCCCGGTCGGGTTCGACGTCTGGTGGTACCGGCTGACCACCGACCGACACCTCGACGAGAGCCTCCTGCCCCGCGTGAGGGACGGCAAGGTGGCGATCGGCATCCCCCGCCGCGGCTACGTACAGGTTGCGGCCCTCGGATTGAAGGACACCGACGTGGCAGTCCGCACCCGCGGGATCGAGGCCTTCCGTCGCGACGCGGCGACGCTGTTCCCGGAACTCGCGGATGCGGTCGACACGGTCGCGAGCATGGACGATGTCAAACATCTCGACGTGCGGCTCGAGCGACTGCGGCGCTGGCACGCGAACAACATCCTCTGCATCGGCGACGCAGCCCACCCCATGTCACCCGTCGGAGGTGTGGGCATCAACCTCGCCATCCAGGACGCCGTCGCGACCGCTCGCCTCCTCGCCGGTCCCCTCGCACGAGGTGAGGCTCCTCCGCCCGGCCGGCAGCCGCGTGCTGGCCCGGGTGCGCAGGCGCCGCCTCCCGGCGGTGGTCGTCATCCAGACCCTCCAGCGGATCCTCCACGCGCGGGTGATCATGCCGGGCCTGGGCGGGAGCACGCTGGACCCGCCCGTATGGCTCCTCCGCCTCGTCCGCGCCATCCCGCCGCTGACGGTCATTCCCGCCTTCGCGATCGGGGTGGGCATCAGACCCGAGCGCGCACCGCGGTGGGCGCGCCGACCGGACGGCGCGGCGCCGATCAGCCGCGAGGCTCGGTGAGCTGCACCCGCAATTCGAACGGCTCCGAACCCGAGAACGCGGTGACCCGACCCGCCGTCACCGTGTAG